The nucleotide window TTTAAAGTGCCAGTTCACTGAGGGCGAATCCCGCCCCGGCACCTTCAAACGGAGAGTTCATGCAGCAAGCACTTGATCGCTACTTCCACATCTCGGAACGTGGATCCACTGTAGGCACCGAAGTACGTGGCGGACTCGTCACCTTCTTCGCGATGGCCTACATCATCATTCTTAACCCGCTCATCCTCGGAACGACCGAGGACATCACAGGTCAGGCGCTTGGCGGAGCACGCGTTGCAGCGGTGACCGCACTGGCCGCAGGCGCCATGACCATCCTTTTTGGTTTGTTTGCGCGCTACCCATTCGGCATCGCCACCGGCCTGGGCATTAACACCCTTGTGGCTGTCACCTTGGTCGCCACCGAGGGGCTGACGTGGCCAGAGGCCATGGGCCTGGTAGTCATCGACGGTATCATCATCGTGTTGCTGGCCGTGTCGGGTTTCCGTGTCGCCGTCTTCAATGCCATCCCCCGCGAGCTGAAAGCCGCAATGGGTGTGGGCATTGGCCTGTTCATCGCGATGATCGGCCTGGTTGATTCTGGTTTCGTCCGTCGTATTCCTGACGCCGCGGGCACCACCGTCCCCGTCGGCCTAGGCATCAATGGTTCCATCGCGTCGTGGCCGACCTTTGTTTTTGTGTGCGGTTTGATCATCTGTGGCGTGTTGGTTGCTCGCAATACCCGCGGCGGGTTGTTTATCGGCATCGTTGTGACCACCGTGATTGGCATGATTGTCGAGGCTCTCACCGGCGCTGGTCCTTCCTTTGTTGATGGCAAGCCCAACCCCACTGGGTGGTCGCTTGCGGTACCGACCCTGCCGGATTCCATTGGTGGTATGCCGGATCTTTCTCTTGTCGGCGCGGTTGACCTGGTGGGTGCCTTCAGCCGCATTGGTGTGCTCAGCGCTTCCCTTTTGGTGTTCACCCTTGTGCTCGCGAACTTCTTTGATGCCATGGGTACCATGACAGCATTGGGTAAGCAGGGCGGCTTGGTTGATGAGGATGGCAACCTTCCCGACATGAAGCGCGCCCTGATAGTTGAGGGCACCGGCGCCATCATCGGTGGTGGCGTGTCTGCTTCCTCCAACACTGTTTACATTGACTCCGCAGCGGGTATTGCTGACGGAGCACGCACGGGTCTTGCGAACGTCGTCACCGGCGTGCTGTTTTTGGCCGCGATGTTCCTCACCCCGCTGTATTCCATCGTCCCGATTGAGGCTGCGGCACCCGTATTGGTCGTCGTCGGTGCCCTCATGATGGCGCAGATTAAAGACATCGACTTTTCCACCTTCTCTATCGCCTTGCCCGCCTTCCTGATGATCGTGGTCATGCCTTTCACCTACTCGATCGCCAACGGCATCGGCGTCGGTTTTATCGCCTACGTTCTGATGGCTCTGGCATCCGGTAAAGCTAAGCAAGTTCACTGGCTGTTGTGGCTGATCTCTGCATTGTTCCTCGTGTACTTCGCAGTCGATCCCATCATGAGCGCTATCTAATGAGCACCCAGCCAGCTAGCTTTGACGCGATCGACGGAGTTGTACGCCCCGACGATCCCCATGACCCCCGTCTGGACGATTTTCGGGATCTCAACAATTCTGATCACCGCCCCGATCTGCCCGACGGTAAGGGGCTGGTTATCGCCGAGGGTGCACTGGTGGTTGGCCGGCTGATTGACTCTCGCTACCCGGTGCGCGCAATCGTGGGCTTTGGGTCCAAGCTGCGCGGCTTCATCGACGCATATGCCGAGGAACATGGCATTGCCGCCGAGGATCCGGCATCCACCCGGGTCGCGTGCGTGCAGCACTTACACAGCCTAGGGATCGAGATCTATGAGGTATCCCGCGCACTGTTGGCCGAGGTCGCCGGTTTTGATATGCACCGAGGGCTGGTCGCCGTAGCGCAGCGTACGGAGCCGCTGTCGGTGACACAAGCCATCGACGGGGCACGAACGGTGGTGGTGCTCGAAGGCGTGGGCGACCTAGAAAATATTGGCTCCATCTTCCGTAATGCAGCAGGAATGGGTGTTGACGCCGTGCTGTTTGGCGCCGGCTGCGCAGACCCCCTGTATCGCCGCGTGGTGCGGGTATCCATGGGGCACGTTCTGCGACTCCCCTTCGCTTTCTTCGAGGGAAGCACACGCAACTGGCACCACAGTATGCAGCAGCTGCACGAGGCAGGCTTCACCACTGTGTCGTTGACGCCCGACCCGCAGGCGCCGACAATCGCGGCCGCTCTGCAAGGCGTCGAGAAAGCAGCGCTACTCGTGGGCGCTGAAGGGCCAGGCTTGAGCGAAAGAACCATGCACTACACCCACACCCGCGCACGGATCCCCATGGCGGAAGGCACAGACTCGCTCAACCTCGCCACCGCAGCAGCCATCGCATTCTACGAACGCGACAGGCACCTGCACGGCTAACCCCCGCGACGTCAGCAACGGTCGATGCGGCGCAAACGTTCGCGAGCCGAATGCGCCGCAGATTTCGCCGCATCACTCATACCCGACAACAGGGTGCGGCCCACGTCGCTAGCCCTCGCAGCAGTATCACGCATGCGGGCGGTCATCTCGGCCTCCGCATCAATCGACAGATCCTCATAATCCGGCTCCAAAGCCTCAGAACCGGTATCAACCGGAGCCACCGGCCGCGTCACCAACGGAACCTGCTTTGGCTCAGGGCGCCCATCGACCGCAAACGCCACAATATTGATCGGCGGGCCCTCCACCGACACATCAACCCCCAGCCACCCCTGCTGGGATGCCACAGCCAACTCCACCGGATCAAAAGGCAACAAAATGCCCCCGTCAGCGCGTTCCTGTGACCAAAAAGGCAACTCGAAAGGCTCCGGCACGCCTTCGTCTTCAAAGATCCGGTCGGGGATCGCAACAAAACTACGGCGCAGAACACCACCCGAAAAATGCGCAAAGCCCCCAAGCCCACTGGACTCGTTAACCGTACTGATATACACATCAGCAGCCGGCAAAGCAGTCAGCAAAAAATCAGGCAAGTGCGCCACACTGCGTGCGTCCTCCACCACCGTCTGGATAATGCCCACCCCCGGAAAACCGGCAATATAGAATTCGCCGGTGGACGTCGGAACACTGCGATTCATCGAAAACTGGCCGATGGGGGTGATGGGCCACGAAGGATTCAACTGGGCCAACAGTTTCCGGCCGAAGCCACGATCCGCCCGAGGATGAGAATTGATCACCGCAGCAACATCCGCAGCGGTGACAAACCACGCGGTCACAACCGCACTGCAATCCACGACGATCCCCGCTAGTTACGCGGACGCTTTGTGTTGGCACGAACCCCCAACAGGACGTCCTCCCAGTGAGGAGTCACGGCCTTGCGGCGACGCTTGGAGGAAGGCTCCTGACCTTCCCGCTGGGCGCCCCGCGAATCCGACTGCTCGGCCGCAGCGTCGCCGTCGTGAGCAGAAGCATCAGCGGCATCGGACTGTCCAGCGGCAGGGGTTTCGACAACGCCAGTCAGCTCCGACAGAAGATCCATTTCTTGGGTGTCTTCCGCAGAAGGACGGGGCCGGTGGACACTTACTTTGCGGACCGGCTGGATGAACTCCGGATCGATCACATCAGCAGCGATGGCGTTTCTTGCCACAGCAGTGGACTGGCCGAAATTCTTGGTATGCAGTGACCACTCGGCCGTATTCTCCGACAAGCCGGCCTTCCAAGACACGCTCACCACCCACTGGTTGGACGCATCACGGTAGGAATCCCACTCGGCAGATTCCAAATCGATACCACGGGCGGCGAAGGCAGTCGCCAAAATCTCCCACAGGGTGAGCTTGGCCGGGCCGTCGTCACGCACCGGGTAGGCCTTCTTGGCGATCTCAGCCATACGCGAACGCTCCAACAACACCGGGTAGGCGTAGTCGTCAATGCGCTCCACAGACACACCAGCGAGCTCCGCAACCTCTTCGACGGTAGCGCCCGCGCGAATGCGCTCCTGAATCTCCTTTGGGCGGAGCTTGAGCGGTTGCGAACGCGGCGACTCAACGGGTTCAGCCGCGGGTTTAGCGGGGGAGGAAGCGACGTCATCTCCTGCCGTGGCGGTCTCGGCAGAAGCCTTAACTGTGGAGACATCAGCGCGGCCGCGAGAGGACTCTAATGCACTGGCCAGGGCCTCAATATCCTGGGGCGACAAGGTATCCAGGGCGAGGAAAA belongs to Corynebacterium argentoratense DSM 44202 and includes:
- the sepH gene encoding septation protein SepH, coding for MRELRFESTESDGNSLVFTSDSSADGAQEQFFLALDTLSPQDIEALASALESSRGRADVSTVKASAETATAGDDVASSPAKPAAEPVESPRSQPLKLRPKEIQERIRAGATVEEVAELAGVSVERIDDYAYPVLLERSRMAEIAKKAYPVRDDGPAKLTLWEILATAFAARGIDLESAEWDSYRDASNQWVVSVSWKAGLSENTAEWSLHTKNFGQSTAVARNAIAADVIDPEFIQPVRKVSVHRPRPSAEDTQEMDLLSELTGVVETPAAGQSDAADASAHDGDAAAEQSDSRGAQREGQEPSSKRRRKAVTPHWEDVLLGVRANTKRPRN
- a CDS encoding NCS2 family permease — protein: MQQALDRYFHISERGSTVGTEVRGGLVTFFAMAYIIILNPLILGTTEDITGQALGGARVAAVTALAAGAMTILFGLFARYPFGIATGLGINTLVAVTLVATEGLTWPEAMGLVVIDGIIIVLLAVSGFRVAVFNAIPRELKAAMGVGIGLFIAMIGLVDSGFVRRIPDAAGTTVPVGLGINGSIASWPTFVFVCGLIICGVLVARNTRGGLFIGIVVTTVIGMIVEALTGAGPSFVDGKPNPTGWSLAVPTLPDSIGGMPDLSLVGAVDLVGAFSRIGVLSASLLVFTLVLANFFDAMGTMTALGKQGGLVDEDGNLPDMKRALIVEGTGAIIGGGVSASSNTVYIDSAAGIADGARTGLANVVTGVLFLAAMFLTPLYSIVPIEAAAPVLVVVGALMMAQIKDIDFSTFSIALPAFLMIVVMPFTYSIANGIGVGFIAYVLMALASGKAKQVHWLLWLISALFLVYFAVDPIMSAI
- a CDS encoding DUF6928 family protein → MTAWFVTAADVAAVINSHPRADRGFGRKLLAQLNPSWPITPIGQFSMNRSVPTSTGEFYIAGFPGVGIIQTVVEDARSVAHLPDFLLTALPAADVYISTVNESSGLGGFAHFSGGVLRRSFVAIPDRIFEDEGVPEPFELPFWSQERADGGILLPFDPVELAVASQQGWLGVDVSVEGPPINIVAFAVDGRPEPKQVPLVTRPVAPVDTGSEALEPDYEDLSIDAEAEMTARMRDTAARASDVGRTLLSGMSDAAKSAAHSARERLRRIDRC
- a CDS encoding TrmH family RNA methyltransferase, giving the protein MSTQPASFDAIDGVVRPDDPHDPRLDDFRDLNNSDHRPDLPDGKGLVIAEGALVVGRLIDSRYPVRAIVGFGSKLRGFIDAYAEEHGIAAEDPASTRVACVQHLHSLGIEIYEVSRALLAEVAGFDMHRGLVAVAQRTEPLSVTQAIDGARTVVVLEGVGDLENIGSIFRNAAGMGVDAVLFGAGCADPLYRRVVRVSMGHVLRLPFAFFEGSTRNWHHSMQQLHEAGFTTVSLTPDPQAPTIAAALQGVEKAALLVGAEGPGLSERTMHYTHTRARIPMAEGTDSLNLATAAAIAFYERDRHLHG